In Bacillus sp. NP247, one DNA window encodes the following:
- a CDS encoding sulfite exporter TauE/SafE family protein, whose protein sequence is MYYNETNLIIADWKNQRHFSHTGKVSFSFIITGGLFMQKLIVFAIIGFFAQLIDGALGMAYGVTSTSLLLMFGIAPAVASASVHLAEVVTTAASGASHIKFGNVDKYTVSRLTLPGAIGAFIGACFLSNLPGDVIKPYISIFLFTLGVYILLRFIIQKQIVSSNKRMSAKQLVPLGLFAGFVDSTGGGGWGPITTPVLLARGNEARKVIGSVDTSEFPVSLAATIGFFISLGWEQVSWVWVFSLMLGGIVAAPIAAWLVRIVPSHLLGVLVGGLIIFTNIRTLLTTFKVDPTIISLSYVAVGLVVIISIFIAVRNHSNRSNVSTAGYPKDQKQMLP, encoded by the coding sequence ATGTATTATAATGAAACAAATTTAATTATTGCTGATTGGAAAAACCAAAGGCACTTTTCTCATACGGGAAAAGTGTCTTTTTCATTTATTATTACAGGGGGATTATTTATGCAGAAATTAATTGTCTTTGCTATTATTGGATTTTTCGCTCAATTGATTGATGGCGCACTTGGTATGGCGTACGGGGTAACGTCTACCTCACTATTATTAATGTTTGGTATCGCACCAGCTGTAGCTTCCGCATCAGTTCATTTAGCTGAAGTCGTTACAACCGCCGCTTCTGGTGCATCTCATATCAAATTTGGAAACGTTGATAAATATACAGTTTCCAGACTTACATTACCAGGAGCAATTGGCGCATTTATTGGGGCATGTTTTTTAAGCAATTTACCTGGTGATGTAATTAAACCGTACATTTCCATATTTTTATTTACTTTAGGGGTTTATATTTTATTACGATTCATCATTCAAAAACAAATTGTTTCTTCAAATAAGCGTATGTCTGCTAAACAACTTGTACCACTCGGTCTGTTCGCAGGATTCGTTGATTCAACTGGCGGTGGTGGCTGGGGACCTATTACGACACCTGTTCTACTTGCAAGAGGAAATGAAGCTAGAAAAGTTATTGGATCTGTAGATACGAGTGAATTTCCTGTTTCACTCGCTGCAACGATTGGCTTTTTCATTTCACTTGGCTGGGAACAAGTAAGCTGGGTTTGGGTATTTTCTCTCATGCTCGGTGGTATTGTCGCTGCACCAATCGCCGCATGGCTAGTACGCATCGTTCCTTCTCATTTACTTGGCGTACTAGTTGGTGGCCTTATAATCTTTACGAATATTCGTACACTGCTTACTACATTTAAAGTAGATCCAACTATTATTTCACTTTCTTACGTTGCAGTTGGTCTTGTCGTTATTATATCTATTTTTATTGCTGTTCGTAATCATTCCAATCGTTCTAACGTATCGACAGCCGGCTATCCGAAAGATCAAAAACAAATGTTACCATAA
- a CDS encoding GNAT family N-acetyltransferase translates to MKLETERLHIVPCTEEWIQIADNQGYNSGPHIVGHIENVKRDVASLPWGPWYVIRKEDDVVLGDIGFKGKPNEQHTVEIGYGFIEKYWNKGYATEAVSELMKWAFQTREVETIIAETLLDNYSSIRVLEKLQMKRVNSTETMVNWKIEK, encoded by the coding sequence ATGAAATTAGAAACGGAAAGATTACATATAGTACCGTGTACAGAAGAATGGATTCAAATTGCGGATAATCAAGGATACAATAGTGGCCCACATATTGTAGGGCATATAGAAAATGTGAAACGAGATGTGGCTTCATTACCGTGGGGACCGTGGTATGTTATTCGGAAAGAGGATGATGTGGTTCTAGGTGATATAGGATTTAAAGGGAAACCGAATGAGCAACATACAGTAGAAATTGGTTACGGATTTATTGAGAAATATTGGAATAAAGGGTATGCAACAGAAGCAGTTAGTGAATTAATGAAATGGGCTTTTCAAACAAGGGAAGTGGAAACGATTATAGCGGAGACACTCCTTGATAATTATAGCTCTATTCGTGTATTAGAGAAATTACAAATGAAAAGAGTAAATAGTACTGAAACGATGGTCAATTGGAAAATAGAAAAATAA
- a CDS encoding amino acid permease, translating into MNSATNQSTSKTQTTQGQGELKRGLKSRHLTMISLGGTIGTGLFLASGGVIHSAGPGGALVAYAAIGIMVYFLMTSLAELAAYMPVTGSFSTYATKFVDPSLGFALGWNYWYNWAITIAAELAAVTLIMKFWFPDTPSLIWSGLCLAIIFLLNYLSVKGFGESEYWFALIKVVTIIIFLIVGFMMIFGIMGGEAVGFKNFTVADAPFNGGIMAIIGVFMAAGFSFQGTELLGVAAGETADPERNIPKAIRSIFWRIILFYILAILVIGLLIPYTTDSLAASDVTVSPFTLVFEKAGVAFAASVMNAVILTAVLSAGNSGMYASTRMLWDLARQGKAPKFLGKLDSRGVPVNALIATSVVGSVAFIASLFGDGVVYIWLLNASGMSGFIAWVGIAISHYRFRKAYIAQGKYLKDLPYQAKWFPFGPIFAFTLCVIVILGQNYGAFTGASIDWNGVLVSYIGLPLFLVLWLGYKFTKKTKVIPLDKCELK; encoded by the coding sequence ATGAATAGCGCAACAAATCAATCTACCTCTAAAACGCAAACTACACAAGGACAAGGTGAATTAAAACGCGGATTAAAATCTCGTCACCTTACGATGATTTCTCTCGGTGGTACAATCGGTACCGGATTATTTCTTGCCAGTGGTGGTGTTATCCATTCAGCTGGTCCTGGCGGTGCATTAGTCGCATATGCCGCAATTGGAATTATGGTTTATTTTTTAATGACAAGCTTAGCAGAACTCGCAGCTTACATGCCTGTTACTGGATCTTTTAGCACTTATGCAACAAAATTTGTTGATCCATCACTTGGTTTTGCACTTGGATGGAACTATTGGTATAACTGGGCTATTACGATCGCTGCTGAACTAGCAGCCGTAACATTAATTATGAAATTTTGGTTCCCAGATACCCCTTCTCTTATTTGGAGTGGACTTTGTTTAGCTATTATTTTTCTCTTAAACTATTTATCTGTTAAAGGTTTTGGTGAATCTGAATATTGGTTCGCACTTATTAAAGTAGTTACTATTATTATCTTTTTAATTGTCGGTTTTATGATGATTTTTGGAATTATGGGCGGCGAAGCTGTCGGTTTTAAAAACTTCACTGTTGCAGATGCACCATTTAATGGCGGCATCATGGCAATTATCGGTGTATTTATGGCAGCTGGTTTCTCATTCCAAGGAACTGAATTATTAGGAGTAGCTGCTGGTGAAACTGCTGATCCAGAACGCAATATTCCGAAGGCAATTCGTTCTATCTTTTGGCGCATTATATTATTCTATATTTTAGCAATTCTTGTTATCGGTTTATTAATTCCTTATACGACTGATAGCCTTGCAGCGAGTGATGTTACAGTAAGTCCATTTACACTAGTATTTGAAAAAGCGGGCGTTGCCTTCGCTGCTTCTGTTATGAACGCTGTTATTTTAACTGCAGTACTTTCTGCTGGTAACTCTGGAATGTATGCATCAACTCGTATGCTTTGGGATTTAGCTCGCCAAGGAAAAGCACCAAAGTTCTTAGGGAAATTAGATAGCCGCGGTGTACCTGTTAACGCATTAATCGCAACATCAGTAGTTGGTAGCGTCGCTTTCATCGCTTCTTTATTCGGTGACGGTGTTGTATACATTTGGTTATTAAATGCTTCTGGGATGTCAGGATTTATTGCTTGGGTAGGGATTGCTATTAGTCATTACCGTTTCCGTAAAGCTTATATTGCACAAGGGAAATATTTGAAAGATTTACCATATCAAGCGAAATGGTTCCCGTTCGGTCCAATCTTTGCATTTACACTTTGTGTTATCGTTATTTTAGGTCAAAACTACGGAGCATTTACGGGTGCATCTATCGACTGGAACGGTGTACTCGTTTCTTACATTGGTTTACCACTCTTCTTAGTACTATGGTTAGGTTATAAATTTACTAAGAAAACGAAAGTAATTCCACTTGATAAATGTGAACTGAAATAA
- a CDS encoding iron-sulfur cluster biosynthesis family protein: MNIRITDEAKAAIHRLEREDKKIIRIRGTMTNSCSIFVDVDLIFDTYNADDVVYEDEQLIVQMDSFTKDYTGDTVKLDYKTTGFSITTPSETLVYGLSIKK, encoded by the coding sequence ATGAACATTCGTATTACTGATGAAGCAAAAGCAGCTATACATAGACTAGAACGTGAAGACAAAAAGATCATTCGTATTAGAGGCACTATGACAAACTCTTGCAGCATTTTTGTTGATGTTGATTTAATTTTTGATACATATAATGCGGATGATGTTGTATATGAAGATGAACAGCTTATTGTACAAATGGACTCATTCACGAAAGACTACACTGGTGATACGGTGAAACTTGATTATAAGACGACTGGCTTTAGTATAACGACGCCTAGTGAGACTTTGGTGTATGGATTGTCGATTAAAAAATAA
- a CDS encoding DNA alkylation repair protein: MGKYVPLKFLFNKELAEKMADSISKHVPNFSKKKFVDSVTYKVENLELKQRIEVIADELHNALQKDFNEAIHILLKTLGPENTTEVGTFTKGYMYMPIAKYVEKYGLNDFDSSFNAMYEITKRNTAEYAIRPYLEKYHEETLDILQQWLRDENSHIRRLVSEGTRPRLPWAKKIGALKGDFRNNLKLLEPLMNDPSKYVQKSVANHINDITKEDNELVFQWLQQLLDKNHPVNPWIMKHGLRTMIKNGTLPKDFCF, from the coding sequence ATGGGTAAATATGTTCCGTTAAAATTTTTATTTAACAAAGAATTAGCAGAAAAAATGGCTGATTCTATTTCTAAACACGTTCCTAATTTCTCTAAAAAAAAATTTGTAGATTCCGTAACATATAAAGTTGAAAATTTAGAGTTAAAGCAACGTATAGAAGTAATAGCAGATGAATTACACAATGCATTACAAAAAGATTTTAATGAAGCAATACATATATTACTGAAAACATTAGGACCAGAAAATACAACAGAAGTCGGCACATTTACAAAGGGTTATATGTATATGCCTATCGCAAAATACGTTGAAAAATATGGGCTTAACGATTTTGACTCCTCATTCAACGCAATGTATGAAATAACAAAAAGAAATACTGCTGAATATGCCATTCGTCCTTATCTTGAAAAATACCATGAAGAAACCTTAGACATATTGCAGCAATGGTTACGTGATGAAAACAGCCACATCAGGAGATTAGTTTCAGAAGGTACTAGACCAAGACTTCCTTGGGCAAAAAAAATAGGAGCTCTGAAAGGTGACTTCAGAAATAATTTAAAGCTTCTTGAGCCATTAATGAATGACCCTTCTAAGTATGTTCAAAAATCTGTAGCCAATCACATTAATGATATTACGAAAGAGGATAACGAACTCGTTTTTCAATGGTTGCAACAATTACTCGATAAAAACCATCCTGTTAATCCTTGGATTATGAAACATGGATTAAGAACGATGATAAAAAATGGCACTTTACCAAAAGATTTTTGTTTTTAA
- a CDS encoding methyltransferase domain-containing protein codes for MKRDPLFSALLESAKTNFSGWDFSFISETGRMNSEPLSWSYGSTAFQLMQRAKSMLDMGTGGGEFLSMLQPFPSTIYATEGYAPNVPIARKKLEPLGVIVVEVTDDTALPFQDGQFDLIVNQHESYSASEVKRNLSINGTFLTQQIGGLDCAELNEQFGTPLNSEFSSWSLKTACSELEQNGFTILEAKEEFPLQRFYDVGAVVYYLQAIPWQIPDFTVESYNEELYRIHEIILQKGYFDVKQHRFMIKAIHVE; via the coding sequence ATGAAGCGTGATCCATTATTTTCAGCACTATTAGAAAGTGCAAAGACTAACTTTAGCGGCTGGGATTTTTCTTTCATTTCAGAAACTGGCCGTATGAATAGCGAGCCCCTATCATGGTCATACGGTAGCACTGCTTTCCAGCTTATGCAACGTGCAAAATCAATGCTAGATATGGGGACTGGTGGCGGAGAGTTTTTATCTATGTTACAACCGTTCCCGTCAACTATTTATGCGACTGAGGGCTATGCTCCGAATGTCCCAATTGCACGAAAGAAATTAGAACCTTTAGGAGTTATAGTCGTAGAAGTGACTGATGATACTGCTTTACCATTTCAAGATGGTCAGTTTGATTTAATTGTGAATCAACATGAATCCTATTCTGCTTCTGAAGTGAAAAGAAATCTTTCCATCAATGGAACATTTCTTACACAACAAATCGGTGGTCTTGATTGTGCGGAACTTAATGAGCAGTTTGGCACACCGCTGAATAGCGAATTTTCAAGTTGGTCACTCAAAACGGCATGTAGTGAATTAGAACAAAATGGATTTACTATTTTAGAAGCGAAAGAAGAATTCCCTCTTCAGCGTTTTTATGATGTCGGTGCTGTTGTCTATTACTTACAAGCAATTCCGTGGCAAATTCCTGATTTTACAGTAGAAAGCTATAATGAGGAATTGTATCGCATACATGAAATCATCTTGCAAAAAGGATATTTTGATGTGAAGCAACATCGTTTTATGATTAAAGCGATTCATGTAGAGTAA
- a CDS encoding 8-oxo-dGTP diphosphatase — protein sequence MYKYTICFIRKGDNILLLNRNKKPTMGMWNGVGGKIEDNETPYEGIIRETFEETGIELHSATYKGNVIFKVKDEPQDREGMYVFLADLRDEVHIDTPVSTDEGILEWKSIDWILDGDNRGVVSNLQRYLPILLKEGNNLDHIFTYDNRNIIEYTTAVLAEDDTKKQYEKHLISQ from the coding sequence ATGTATAAGTACACAATATGCTTCATTAGAAAAGGGGATAACATACTCCTTTTAAATAGAAACAAAAAGCCAACAATGGGAATGTGGAATGGCGTTGGAGGGAAAATCGAGGATAATGAAACGCCATATGAAGGAATAATTAGAGAAACGTTTGAGGAAACGGGTATAGAGCTTCATAGTGCAACGTATAAAGGGAATGTTATTTTTAAAGTTAAAGACGAGCCTCAGGATAGAGAGGGAATGTATGTATTCCTTGCTGATTTACGTGATGAAGTACATATTGATACGCCAGTAAGCACTGATGAAGGTATATTAGAATGGAAGTCAATTGATTGGATATTAGATGGTGATAATAGAGGTGTAGTTAGCAATTTGCAAAGATATTTACCGATATTATTAAAAGAGGGCAACAATTTAGATCATATATTTACGTATGATAATCGGAATATTATTGAGTACACAACTGCTGTTTTGGCAGAAGATGATACGAAAAAACAATATGAAAAACATCTCATTTCTCAATAG
- the lepB gene encoding signal peptidase I yields the protein MKEEIKRGLGKYILFIFVLVGAYQSFTLCKVEGKSMQPTLHEEDYVFVNKAAVHFSSLQNGEIVIIKEEDESKYYVKRVIGLPGDVINITNGTVYVNDKKQDESYINKDLYNNTQVFYNFQKTKIPPNKLFVMGDNREQSKDSRNGLGYIEEDNIIGKVEFVYYPFSKMKILD from the coding sequence ATGAAAGAGGAGATTAAGAGGGGCTTGGGGAAGTACATACTATTTATATTTGTCCTAGTAGGAGCGTACCAGTCCTTCACTTTATGTAAGGTGGAAGGAAAATCAATGCAGCCAACTTTACATGAAGAAGACTACGTATTTGTAAATAAAGCTGCGGTACATTTTTCTAGTTTACAGAACGGAGAAATCGTCATTATTAAGGAAGAGGATGAGTCGAAATATTATGTGAAACGCGTAATAGGACTTCCTGGTGACGTAATTAACATAACGAATGGAACTGTATACGTAAATGACAAAAAGCAAGATGAATCTTATATAAATAAAGATTTATATAACAATACACAAGTATTTTACAACTTTCAAAAGACAAAGATTCCGCCAAATAAGTTATTTGTAATGGGAGACAATCGTGAACAAAGTAAGGATAGTCGAAATGGTTTAGGTTATATTGAAGAAGATAATATAATAGGAAAAGTGGAATTTGTGTACTATCCTTTTTCAAAAATGAAAATACTAGACTAG
- a CDS encoding penicillin-binding protein 2, translating to MKRGSKMRQKKEKQKQSKKKKTHIPFRLNVLFFIVFLLFSAIIIQLGKVQIIDGETYRNEVNKKEDVTVSTPVPRGKMFDREGKVIVNNKPLRTVTYTKMKGVDSKEVLIVARNLAQLIEMPQEDMDKLTETDKKDFWMQLNEKRAATKVTKEDESKFRKQEIEGKDLDKKVEELRRERITQEELNELSKEDIEVLAIKSKMNAGYKMTPQIVKKDVSQNEYAVVSERLSILPGVDTTVDWEREYPNDKILRSVLGSVSSENEGLPREQLDYYLVRDYNRNDRIGKSYIEKQYEDVLHGTKEQSKSITDKAGNIIRTEKVTKGKSGNNLMLTVDMDLQKKVEESLERNLRAFHSSEPMMDRAFVVMMNPKNGQILSLAGKKIVNKDGGMQIEDYALGTMISSYELGSTVKGATLLAGYQAGVIKPYTHFFDAPMYFKGSSKPKKSWKEFGDIDDLRALQVSSNVYMFNTALKMAGIDYVPNNPLDIKKETFNKMRYYFRQFGLGVPTGIDLPNESIGQMGRTDNIPGFLLDYAIGQYDTYTPLQLAQYMSTIANGGYRMKPQIVQEIREQPNRPEEAGKVMQAMEPVVLNRVDMDLSYINHVKEGFRRVFQEADGTGTGTFKGLPYKPAGKTGTAETVYGGESDIGRDENNYRKKCYNLTLAGYAPYDADPEVAFSVVVPWVNNDKSGINSAIGKEILDAYFDLKTQRSGASPVPVAQ from the coding sequence ATGAAGCGAGGGAGCAAAATGAGACAGAAAAAGGAGAAGCAAAAACAGTCAAAAAAGAAAAAGACTCATATTCCGTTTCGGTTAAATGTACTATTCTTTATCGTTTTTCTTTTATTTTCAGCTATTATTATTCAATTAGGTAAAGTACAAATCATTGACGGAGAAACGTATCGAAATGAAGTGAATAAAAAGGAAGATGTAACGGTGAGTACTCCAGTTCCGAGAGGGAAGATGTTTGACCGGGAAGGGAAAGTTATTGTAAATAATAAACCGTTACGAACCGTTACATATACGAAGATGAAAGGAGTGGACTCAAAAGAGGTTTTAATAGTGGCAAGAAATTTAGCACAGCTAATTGAAATGCCGCAAGAAGATATGGACAAGTTAACAGAGACAGATAAAAAAGACTTTTGGATGCAGTTAAATGAAAAACGTGCAGCAACAAAAGTAACGAAAGAAGATGAGAGTAAATTTAGGAAACAGGAAATAGAAGGGAAAGACTTAGATAAGAAAGTAGAAGAGTTGAGACGAGAAAGAATTACACAAGAAGAATTAAACGAGCTTTCGAAAGAGGATATAGAAGTACTAGCAATTAAAAGCAAAATGAATGCGGGATATAAAATGACGCCACAAATCGTCAAAAAAGATGTAAGTCAAAATGAATATGCAGTAGTGAGTGAAAGATTATCAATCTTGCCAGGCGTAGATACGACTGTGGATTGGGAGCGCGAATATCCAAATGACAAAATACTACGTTCTGTACTTGGTAGTGTTTCTAGTGAGAATGAGGGATTACCAAGGGAGCAATTAGATTATTATTTAGTACGAGATTATAACAGAAATGATCGTATTGGAAAGAGTTACATCGAAAAACAATACGAAGATGTGTTACATGGAACGAAAGAACAGTCTAAAAGTATTACTGATAAAGCTGGAAATATTATACGAACTGAAAAAGTGACAAAAGGAAAAAGTGGAAATAATTTAATGTTAACAGTTGATATGGATTTACAGAAAAAGGTGGAGGAAAGTCTTGAAAGGAATTTAAGGGCATTTCATTCTTCTGAACCGATGATGGATCGTGCATTCGTCGTTATGATGAATCCGAAAAATGGTCAAATTCTATCATTAGCAGGAAAGAAAATTGTAAATAAAGATGGCGGGATGCAAATAGAAGACTACGCTTTAGGAACGATGATCAGTTCTTATGAGTTAGGATCGACGGTAAAAGGAGCTACTTTATTAGCTGGATATCAAGCAGGGGTGATTAAGCCATATACGCATTTCTTTGATGCACCAATGTACTTTAAAGGAAGTTCGAAGCCGAAGAAATCTTGGAAAGAATTTGGAGATATTGATGATTTGAGAGCTTTGCAAGTTTCATCGAACGTATATATGTTTAATACAGCTTTAAAAATGGCAGGTATTGATTATGTACCAAACAATCCGTTAGATATTAAGAAAGAAACGTTCAATAAAATGCGTTATTATTTTAGACAATTTGGTTTAGGTGTACCAACCGGTATTGACTTGCCAAATGAATCGATTGGTCAAATGGGTAGAACCGATAATATACCTGGTTTTTTACTTGATTATGCTATTGGACAATATGATACATATACGCCGCTTCAGCTTGCTCAATATATGTCAACGATCGCAAATGGTGGTTACCGAATGAAACCACAAATTGTACAAGAAATTAGAGAGCAACCAAATAGACCAGAGGAAGCCGGGAAAGTTATGCAAGCGATGGAACCAGTTGTGTTAAATCGAGTGGATATGGATCTTTCATATATAAATCATGTGAAAGAAGGGTTTAGAAGGGTTTTCCAAGAGGCGGATGGGACAGGTACTGGAACTTTTAAAGGATTACCGTATAAACCAGCTGGAAAAACAGGAACAGCAGAGACAGTGTACGGTGGAGAAAGTGATATTGGAAGAGATGAAAATAACTATCGAAAAAAATGTTATAATTTAACTCTCGCCGGGTATGCGCCATATGATGCTGATCCGGAAGTTGCTTTTTCTGTTGTTGTGCCATGGGTAAATAATGATAAATCAGGTATTAATTCTGCAATTGGTAAAGAAATTTTGGATGCATATTTTGATTTAAAAACGCAGAGATCGGGTGCAAGTCCAGTCCCAGTAGCACAATAG
- a CDS encoding NAD-dependent protein deacylase: MQFEEVRSILEKAKKITVLTGAGASTESGIPDFRSANGLYADANVEMYLSRGYYNRNPKEFWKHYKEIFQINTFHQYKPNRGHRFLAELEEQGKDITILTQNIDGLHQVGGSKHVIDLHGTLQTAHCPKCKAGYDLQYMIDHEVPRCGKCNFILNPDVVLYGDTLPQYQNAIKRLYETDVLLVMGTSLKVQPVASFPEIAKREVGATTILVNEELTGQEYNFDFVFQNKIGKFA; encoded by the coding sequence GTGCAATTTGAAGAAGTACGTTCGATATTAGAAAAAGCGAAGAAAATTACAGTGTTAACAGGGGCTGGCGCAAGTACGGAAAGTGGAATCCCTGATTTTCGTTCAGCAAATGGATTATATGCTGATGCGAATGTAGAGATGTATTTGTCGAGAGGCTATTATAATAGAAATCCGAAAGAGTTTTGGAAGCATTATAAAGAAATCTTTCAAATTAATACGTTTCATCAATATAAACCAAATCGTGGGCATCGCTTTTTAGCGGAGCTAGAAGAACAAGGAAAAGACATAACGATTTTAACGCAAAATATTGATGGTTTGCATCAAGTAGGTGGTAGTAAACATGTCATTGATTTACATGGAACACTTCAAACAGCGCATTGTCCGAAGTGTAAAGCGGGATATGATTTACAATATATGATTGATCATGAAGTGCCGCGCTGCGGGAAGTGTAATTTCATTTTAAATCCAGATGTTGTTTTATACGGAGATACGTTACCTCAATATCAAAATGCGATCAAACGTTTATATGAAACAGATGTACTTCTCGTAATGGGAACGTCACTCAAAGTACAGCCTGTCGCTTCATTCCCAGAAATCGCAAAGAGGGAAGTAGGCGCAACAACAATTTTAGTAAATGAAGAATTAACGGGACAAGAATACAATTTTGATTTTGTTTTTCAAAATAAGATTGGTAAATTTGCCTAA
- the pcp gene encoding pyroglutamyl-peptidase I encodes MKTVLLTGFDPFGGESINPAWEVAKSLNEKTIGEYKIISKQIPTVFHKSIRVLKEYIEELTPEIIICIGQAGGRPDITIERVAINVDDARIADNEGNKPVDVPVVEEGPIAYWSTLPMKAIVKKLREEGIPSSVSQTAGTFVCNHLFYGLMHELEKHDKKIKGGFVHIPFLPEQASNYPGQPSMSLSTISQGIELVIEVTTEVEVDIIEVGGATH; translated from the coding sequence ATGAAAACAGTATTATTAACAGGATTTGATCCATTCGGCGGAGAAAGTATCAACCCAGCTTGGGAAGTAGCGAAAAGTTTGAATGAAAAAACAATCGGAGAGTACAAGATTATTAGTAAACAAATCCCAACCGTATTTCATAAATCAATAAGAGTATTAAAAGAGTATATAGAAGAACTGACGCCTGAAATTATTATATGTATTGGACAAGCTGGGGGCAGACCAGATATTACGATAGAACGTGTAGCAATTAATGTTGATGACGCAAGAATTGCTGATAATGAAGGGAACAAGCCAGTAGATGTACCGGTTGTAGAAGAAGGACCTATTGCATATTGGTCCACACTTCCGATGAAAGCAATCGTGAAAAAACTTCGCGAAGAAGGTATACCGTCATCTGTTTCACAAACTGCAGGTACATTTGTTTGTAATCATTTATTCTATGGTCTCATGCACGAACTAGAGAAACATGATAAGAAAATAAAAGGTGGATTTGTTCATATTCCGTTTTTACCAGAACAAGCTAGTAACTATCCAGGTCAACCGAGTATGTCACTTTCTACAATTAGTCAAGGGATTGAATTGGTAATCGAGGTAACGACGGAAGTGGAGGTAGATATTATAGAGGTTGGGGGCGCGACGCATTAA
- a CDS encoding DUF979 domain-containing protein, whose product MNIITMDTIYYVLGIIVAFIAVRIAFDREHPNRFGSSLFWALFAVTFLFGNVIPSFYVGCIVLAMVVLASLNKVTKSEEKEVPVQERVKHAEKLKNKIFMPALLIPIFTIIGTLTLGKIKWGNVALVDPDKVTLVALALGALLAFIAAMRITKSKITTPVQEGSRLLQAVGWAVILPQMLAALGGIFAKSGVGQVVSDLVGQVLPTEYPFVAVMAYCLGMMLFTVVMGNAFAAFAVITGGIGLPLIVQMHGGNPAIMAALGMFAGYCGTLLTPMAANFNIVPAMLLELKDKNAVIKAQVPIALSIFIINMFIMYGLVYRF is encoded by the coding sequence ATGAACATCATAACTATGGATACAATTTATTATGTACTAGGTATAATCGTCGCCTTTATCGCTGTGCGTATCGCATTCGATCGTGAACATCCAAACCGATTCGGTTCTAGCTTATTTTGGGCATTGTTTGCAGTTACATTTTTATTCGGAAATGTAATCCCTTCGTTTTACGTTGGTTGTATTGTGCTCGCTATGGTCGTTTTAGCTTCACTCAATAAAGTAACAAAATCTGAGGAGAAAGAAGTACCAGTACAAGAACGTGTGAAACATGCTGAGAAATTAAAGAATAAAATTTTTATGCCTGCACTATTAATACCTATTTTTACAATTATCGGAACGTTAACGTTAGGAAAAATCAAATGGGGAAATGTTGCACTTGTTGATCCAGATAAAGTAACATTAGTTGCATTAGCGTTAGGAGCATTACTCGCATTCATTGCGGCGATGCGTATTACGAAATCCAAAATAACAACGCCTGTTCAAGAAGGAAGTAGATTATTACAAGCTGTTGGTTGGGCAGTTATTTTACCACAAATGTTAGCGGCACTTGGCGGTATTTTCGCGAAGTCTGGTGTTGGCCAAGTTGTTTCTGATTTAGTCGGACAAGTGTTACCGACAGAATATCCATTCGTTGCTGTTATGGCATATTGTTTAGGAATGATGCTATTTACAGTCGTAATGGGAAATGCTTTCGCAGCGTTTGCAGTAATTACTGGCGGAATTGGCTTACCTCTAATTGTACAAATGCACGGCGGGAATCCAGCAATTATGGCAGCGCTTGGTATGTTTGCTGGATATTGCGGAACGCTGCTTACTCCAATGGCAGCAAACTTTAACATCGTTCCGGCAATGCTTTTAGAACTGAAAGATAAGAACGCTGTTATTAAGGCGCAAGTACCGATTGCTCTTTCCATTTTCATTATCAATATGTTTATCATGTACGGCCTTGTATATCGTTTCTAA